A single genomic interval of Pelagerythrobacter marensis harbors:
- the modB gene encoding molybdate ABC transporter permease subunit — MLSPAEWEVIGLSLRVSLVAMAAALPLAYALAWLLARRRFPGKVLLDALVHLPLVIPPVVTGWLLLLVFGRNGPLGGLLDRALGLSLAFHWTGAALAAGVMALPLMVRAMRLSIEAVDRRLVAAARTLGASRWRAFRTITLPLSLPGILAGLVLGFARSVGEFGATITFAANIPGETRTLPLAIYTLLQTPGGEAAVARLALIAVLLSLAALMASEWLVRRASGKQAHVV; from the coding sequence ATGCTCTCGCCCGCGGAATGGGAAGTGATCGGCCTCTCGCTGCGCGTCAGCCTGGTTGCAATGGCAGCCGCGCTGCCGCTGGCCTATGCCCTCGCCTGGCTGCTCGCGCGCCGGCGGTTTCCCGGAAAAGTCCTGCTCGATGCGCTGGTGCACCTGCCGCTCGTCATCCCACCGGTGGTCACCGGGTGGCTCCTGCTACTGGTATTCGGGCGCAACGGACCGCTAGGCGGCTTGCTGGACCGCGCTTTGGGCCTCTCGCTGGCCTTTCACTGGACCGGGGCCGCATTGGCGGCGGGCGTCATGGCTCTGCCGTTGATGGTGCGCGCCATGCGTCTTTCGATCGAGGCCGTGGACCGGCGCCTCGTTGCGGCCGCGCGCACGCTGGGAGCAAGCCGCTGGCGCGCTTTTCGCACGATTACCCTGCCGCTCAGCCTTCCCGGTATTCTCGCGGGGCTGGTGCTCGGCTTTGCCCGTTCGGTGGGCGAGTTCGGGGCGACCATCACGTTCGCGGCGAATATTCCCGGCGAAACGCGCACCCTGCCGCTGGCGATCTACACCCTTCTTCAGACCCCTGGTGGGGAAGCGGCGGTCGCCCGCCTCGCGCTGATCGCGGTATTGCTGTCGCTGGCGGCGCTGATGGCCAGCGAATGGCTCGTCCGGCGAGCTTCCGGGAAGCAGGCGCATGTCGTTTGA
- a CDS encoding GcrA family cell cycle regulator translates to MSWTDERIATLKKMWEGGATASQIADELGGVSRNAVIGKAHRLGLKSRPSPVKANEPKKADKAPAARPAAKKPAPPRPAPKAADSAPAAAPPRPASQGSGGQSQPLPNPGPGLPKIVSVGPGGFLRQGPGDQQAPIPPAPPRRLVPAKPSPEIADKTSLLDLSDKVCRWPMGHPGEPDFHFCGEPVNPGFPYCVEHCGRAYQAQLPRGARRPPPPLPFGGPRVR, encoded by the coding sequence ATGAGCTGGACCGACGAACGGATCGCCACGCTGAAGAAGATGTGGGAAGGCGGCGCGACTGCCAGCCAGATCGCCGACGAGCTGGGCGGGGTCAGCCGCAATGCGGTGATCGGCAAGGCGCACCGCCTAGGGCTGAAATCGCGCCCTTCCCCGGTCAAGGCCAACGAACCGAAGAAAGCGGACAAGGCACCCGCCGCCAGGCCCGCGGCGAAGAAGCCGGCGCCGCCCCGCCCGGCGCCCAAGGCGGCGGACAGTGCACCGGCCGCCGCGCCGCCGCGCCCCGCCAGCCAGGGATCGGGCGGTCAGTCGCAGCCGCTGCCCAATCCCGGCCCAGGCCTGCCCAAGATCGTCTCGGTCGGGCCCGGCGGTTTCCTGCGGCAGGGCCCCGGCGACCAGCAGGCGCCGATCCCTCCGGCGCCGCCGCGCCGCCTGGTCCCGGCCAAGCCGAGCCCCGAGATCGCCGACAAGACCAGCCTGCTCGACCTGAGCGACAAGGTCTGCCGCTGGCCGATGGGTCATCCCGGGGAGCCGGATTTCCACTTCTGCGGCGAGCCCGTGAACCCCGGCTTTCCCTATTGCGTCGAGCACTGCGGCCGCGCCTATCAGGCGCAGCTTCCGCGCGGCGCGCGCCGGCCCCCTCCCCCGCTGCCCTTCGGCGGACCGCGGGTTCGTTGA
- the modA gene encoding molybdate ABC transporter substrate-binding protein, translated as MSRLVVFIGVLLLACCAPPQERGPVVLAAASLQGALDEAAAQWVAAGHPRPVLSYAGSHAIARQVEAGAPADIVVLADGAWMDRLQRGGYLARGDPRDLVSNTLVVVHPAIAGASDDISESRSVAAALGKGIVAIGDPQAVPAGRYARAALESLGLWAAIAPRTIVTDNVRAALALAERGEVDAAIVYASDAAASPKVFVAARVPAGAHPPVRYPAAVLARAKHPDGGAFLAHLASPAARRVFLHHGFAPLPGDD; from the coding sequence GTGTCCAGGCTTGTCGTTTTCATCGGTGTCCTGCTGCTGGCATGTTGCGCGCCGCCGCAGGAACGCGGACCGGTCGTTCTTGCCGCGGCAAGTCTGCAGGGCGCGCTCGACGAAGCCGCCGCGCAATGGGTGGCGGCGGGCCATCCGCGACCGGTGTTGTCCTACGCCGGATCGCACGCAATTGCCCGGCAGGTCGAAGCCGGCGCGCCAGCCGATATCGTCGTGCTGGCCGACGGGGCGTGGATGGACCGCCTTCAACGCGGCGGGTACCTCGCCCGGGGCGATCCGCGCGATCTGGTGTCGAACACGCTGGTCGTCGTGCATCCCGCCATTGCAGGCGCGAGCGACGATATATCCGAAAGCCGATCCGTAGCTGCGGCTCTGGGCAAGGGGATCGTCGCGATCGGCGATCCGCAGGCCGTACCCGCCGGCCGTTATGCCCGCGCGGCGCTCGAATCGCTCGGCCTGTGGGCAGCGATCGCGCCGCGCACCATCGTGACCGACAATGTCCGCGCCGCGCTGGCTTTGGCGGAGCGGGGCGAAGTCGACGCCGCGATCGTCTATGCCAGCGATGCCGCCGCCTCGCCCAAGGTCTTCGTGGCCGCGCGGGTGCCGGCCGGCGCCCATCCGCCGGTTCGCTATCCCGCCGCAGTCCTGGCGCGCGCGAAGCATCCCGACGGTGGGGCTTTCCTGGCCCACCTGGCTTCGCCGGCGGCGCGGCGCGTTTTCCTGCACCACGGTTTTGCACCGCTTCCGGGGGACGACTGA